The genomic DNA AAATTCGTAAAAAAGCCTTCGAAATCGCGGGCGGGATTCGTCGTGTACACGAATTTTTCCACCATGCTCGTCACGCCCGACCGACACGCAGACAGACAGACGGGAGCGCGCTGATGGAGCGGTACCATTCTTTCAATTCGTACATGAAAGAACGTTTCGGCGGAAAAGTTTATAAACTGGCGCTGGACGCGGGCATGACTTGTCCCAACCGCGACGGCACGCTCGGAACGGGCGGCTGCATTTTCTGCGCGGGCGGCGCGGGAGAATTTTCTGAAAAGGACTGCGGCGATCTGCAAACGCAGATCGAACGCGCCAAGGCGAGGATACGCGCGAAGACGGACGCGGAAAAGTTCATCGCCTATTTTCAAAGTTATACCAACACTTACGCGCCCGCGGAGAGGCTGGAAGCGCTGTTCTTTCCCGTGGCGGATCTTCCCGAAATCGAGGCGGTCTCCGTGGCGACGCGCCCCGACTGTCTGGGCGGCGACGTATTGGACGTGCTGGAAAGGCTGCGAAAGAAAAAGCCCCTGTTCGTGGAACTGGGCTTACAGACAATCCATGAAGAGAGCGCGCGGCTGATCCGCCGCGGCTATCCGCTTTCCGTGTACGAAAGAGCGGTGAAAGATCTGAACGGGATCGGCGCGGAGGTGGTGACGCACGTCATTTTGGGGCTTCCCCGCGAAAGCGCCGAAATGATGGAAGAAACCGTGCGCTACGTGGGAAGAAGCGGCGCGCGCGGCATCAAATTGCAACTGCTGCACGTGCTCGCGGGCACAGAGTTGCAGAAAATGTATGAACGCGGAGAATTTTCCGTACTGTCGGCCGATGAATATATCGGCGTTCTGTGCCGCATGGTGGAGGCGCTGCCGCCCGAGATCGTGGTGCACCGTTTAACGGGCGACGCGCCCAGGCGCCTGCTCGTCGCGCCCGCCTGGTCGGCGGACAAAAAGCGGGTGCTGAACGCGATACGGGCGGAATTCGAGAGGCGGAACGTCATACAGGGAAAAACGTGTCAGTAAAGTTTACCGACGCGTTTTTTTTGTTCATGCGGTGCATGACAAAGAGCACGGCGGCACACAGGAAAGGCGCGACGGACATGGTGAGATAAGCCGTGCGTATGCCCGTCAATTCCGCGATGCTTCCCGCGGCGGAGGGCAGAGCCGCCGCGCCCAGATCGGCGCAGACCGCGAGCGAGGCGATCATCCACGCGCCCGCCGAGGGCATATTTTCGCTCGCCACGGTCATGATGCCCGGCGAGAGCACGCCCACGAACAGTCCGCAGCAGACGGATGTGACGAGCGCGAAAATCACGTTTTCCGTCACGGAGGAGAGCAAGAACAGCGCGCAGGTGGACAGCGCGGCAAAGATGAGCACGGGAAGAGGGAAATGTTCCTTTCGTTTGGAGATCGCGACATATGTGAGCCCGCCCACGCCGAGGCAGACGGCGAACAGCCCCATGCCGACGAACTCGCTCCACTCCCCGCCCACGCCGAGCGCGGCGGTCGCGAATACGGATATCCATTGATTGGCGGCGATCTCCGAACCGTACCCCAAAAAGATCGCCACCAGCGCCAATATGTAAAACAGATGAAAGGAAGATTTCGGTTTGGATATCCCGCTCTTTTTAACGACGGCCGCGCCTCCGACCAGAACGGCGGCGCCGAGCGGGATCAGGGCGAACCCGAACATGAGGTAATTCCAACTCTCTGAGCCGAAGACCGTCAGAAACACGGCGCACACGGCGACCAGCCCCACCTGCGCCCAGGCATACACCGTCTTTAACAGGCAGATAGAGACCGAATTTTCGAGGCGGGGTATATTGTCTGCGATATTGGAGAGCACCACTTCGGACATACCGCCCGCAAAGGCGAACACCGTCGTCGCGCAGACGATGCCCGTAAAAAGCCCCTTCTCCGAAAACAAAAAGGGCACGCAGCCGTAAAACAGCAGTCCCGCAAAACTCAGCGTG from Candidatus Borkfalkia ceftriaxoniphila includes the following:
- a CDS encoding TIGR01212 family radical SAM protein (This family includes YhcC from E. coli K-12, an uncharacterized radical SAM protein.), producing MERYHSFNSYMKERFGGKVYKLALDAGMTCPNRDGTLGTGGCIFCAGGAGEFSEKDCGDLQTQIERAKARIRAKTDAEKFIAYFQSYTNTYAPAERLEALFFPVADLPEIEAVSVATRPDCLGGDVLDVLERLRKKKPLFVELGLQTIHEESARLIRRGYPLSVYERAVKDLNGIGAEVVTHVILGLPRESAEMMEETVRYVGRSGARGIKLQLLHVLAGTELQKMYERGEFSVLSADEYIGVLCRMVEALPPEIVVHRLTGDAPRRLLVAPAWSADKKRVLNAIRAEFERRNVIQGKTCQ
- a CDS encoding MFS transporter, whose amino-acid sequence is MNKGKFSRTARACYAGIVNQAIITNVTALLFVSFIELYNFSYIKLGMLTAVNFAAQMCADFLLIFLIDRVSFRKLAVFSCTLSFAGLLFYGCVPFLFSEKGLFTGIVCATTVFAFAGGMSEVVLSNIADNIPRLENSVSICLLKTVYAWAQVGLVAVCAVFLTVFGSESWNYLMFGFALIPLGAAVLVGGAAVVKKSGISKPKSSFHLFYILALVAIFLGYGSEIAANQWISVFATAALGVGGEWSEFVGMGLFAVCLGVGGLTYVAISKRKEHFPLPVLIFAALSTCALFLLSSVTENVIFALVTSVCCGLFVGVLSPGIMTVASENMPSAGAWMIASLAVCADLGAAALPSAAGSIAELTGIRTAYLTMSVAPFLCAAVLFVMHRMNKKNASVNFTDTFFPV